One Amaranthus tricolor cultivar Red isolate AtriRed21 chromosome 1, ASM2621246v1, whole genome shotgun sequence DNA window includes the following coding sequences:
- the LOC130824712 gene encoding uncharacterized protein LOC130824712: MASMASSSPSFSLHGSSSSPSSSYRRFSLPFSIVKLTSSTNSFTSRRCRSLIVAASSSSSFSDSNESSFGDFESKDVRRSKTPILLDLIQDIEPLDVSIIQKDVPPTTIDAMKRTISGMLGLLPSNQFQILIEALWEPLSRLLVSSMMTGYTLRNAEYRLCLEKNLGIHEEGSGSHKSEAFNFGVQDLLLDSVRRVQIAGESEVSSIREETVENLSADFSIEDLGEITPEVQSYIRHLRSRLSATKKELKEVKRKNAALQMQQFVGEEKNELLDYLRSLQPEKVAELSEPTSSEVKETIHSVVHGLLATLSPKMHSKAPPLSEKNASGALNVGNEDCAELLENTSLNFQPIISLTRDYLARLLFWCMLLGHYLRGLEYRTQLMELLSLSPNNENDRQDNEQVT, encoded by the exons ATGGCATCCATGGCTTCTTCCTCCCCCTCTTTCTCTCTCCatggttcttcttcttcaccttCTTCTTCGTATCGTCGTTTCTCTCTTCCTTTCTCAATCGTGAAGCTTACGTCGTCAACTAATTCCTTCACTTCTCGAAGATGTCGATCCTTGATTGTCGCTGCTTCTTCGTCGTCGTCTTTTTCTGATTCGAATGAGTCTTCGTTTGGTGATTTCGAGTCTAAAGATGTTCGTCGCTCTAAG ACACCAATACTCTTGGATTTGATCCAAGATATTGAACCACTGGATGTTAGCATCATCCAGAAAGATGTTCCCCCTACTACTATTGATGCCATGAAAAGGACAATTTCGGGAATGCTTGGATTGCTTCCTTCAAATCAGTTTCAAATCCTAATTGAGGCTTTGTGGGAGCCACTCTCTAGATTGCTGGTATCTTCAATGATGACCGG GTATACTTTAAGAAATGCTGAATACAGGCTATGTCTTGAGAAAAACCTTGGCATTCATGAAGAAGGTAGTGGGAGCCACAAATCAGAGGCCTTCAATTTTGGTGTACAGGACCTTTTACTTGACAGTGTCAGAAGAGTCCAAATTGCTGGTGAAAGTGAGGTTTCATCTATCCGTGAGGAAACTGTGGAAAATCTGTCTGCAGATTTTAGTATTGAAGACCTTGGTGAAATTACCCCTGAAGTCCAGTCTTACATTCGTCACTTGCGCTCTCGTCTATCTGCTACCAAGAAG GAGCTGAAAGAAGTTAAAAGAAAGAATGCTGCCCTTCAGATGCAACAATTTGTGGGAGAGGAAAAGAACGAGCTGTTGGATTACTTGCGCTCATTGCAACCAGAAAAG GTAGCAGAGTTGTCCGAACCAACCTCTTCTGAAGTGAAAGAAACCATTCATTCTGTTGTCCATGGTTTGCTTGCTACATTATCTCCAAAGATGCACTCCAAGGCTCCCCCTCTATCGGAGAAGAATGCTTCAGGAGCTTTAAATGTAGGAAATGAAGACTGTGCAGAACTTCTAGAAAATACTTCACTTAATTTTCAGCCCATAATTTCATTAACAAGAGACTACCTTGCACGACTTCTGTTCTG GTGCATGCTGCTGGGACACTACCTTAGAGGTCTCGAATATCGAACACAACTGATGGAACTACTCTCACTTTCACCAAACAATGAAAATGATCGCCAAGACAATGAGCAGGTTACCTGA